One window of Desulfovibrio subterraneus genomic DNA carries:
- the hpf gene encoding ribosome hibernation-promoting factor, HPF/YfiA family, giving the protein MNIAFTFKNFEPSDHLKKYARRRFEKLGKFLTAHGKSEMQVGMSVDNYRHKIDVTLVADGLNLSANEKSEDMYATVDLVFDKLASQVKKHSEKNKDHRRGAELALREDVFSYADTAAGRERTIVGTDHFTPKPMGIDEAALQLDSLNFEFLVFLNAETERVNVIYRRENGDFGLIDPTI; this is encoded by the coding sequence ATGAACATCGCATTCACATTCAAGAACTTCGAGCCTTCCGACCATCTCAAGAAGTATGCCCGCCGTCGTTTTGAAAAGCTTGGCAAGTTCCTGACTGCACACGGCAAGTCCGAAATGCAGGTTGGAATGAGCGTGGATAACTACCGTCACAAGATTGATGTGACGCTGGTTGCGGACGGTCTGAATCTGTCTGCCAATGAAAAGTCCGAGGACATGTACGCCACTGTTGACCTTGTGTTCGACAAGCTTGCTTCGCAGGTGAAGAAGCATTCCGAAAAGAACAAGGACCATCGCAGAGGTGCGGAACTGGCTCTGCGCGAAGACGTGTTCAGCTATGCGGACACTGCTGCCGGCCGCGAGCGCACCATCGTCGGGACCGACCACTTCACGCCCAAGCCGATGGGAATTGACGAGGCTGCACTGCAGCTTGACTCGCTTAATTTCGAGTTCCTTGTGTTTCTGAACGCGGAAACCGAGCGCGTCAATGTCATCTACCGCCGCGAAAACGGAGACTTCGGTCTCATCGATCCTACCATCTAG
- a CDS encoding PTS sugar transporter subunit IIA codes for MKLGDYLDKEMILPELTASTKEEVLAELVERVVEVYPSLDRERVLSVLKERESLGTTGIGDGIAIPHGKLDSLDRIILVAGRSIKGVDFEALDFKLCNIFFLVLAPEQVAGVHLRILAQISRLLKDKEFRSAILTASGTEELWQLLGNA; via the coding sequence ATGAAACTGGGTGATTACCTGGATAAAGAAATGATTCTGCCCGAGCTTACCGCCAGCACCAAGGAAGAGGTGCTGGCGGAGCTCGTTGAGCGTGTTGTTGAGGTTTATCCTTCTCTGGATAGGGAACGAGTTCTGTCTGTTTTGAAAGAACGTGAAAGCCTCGGCACCACGGGCATCGGAGACGGAATTGCCATTCCTCATGGCAAGCTGGACTCTCTCGACCGCATTATCCTTGTTGCGGGCCGCAGCATAAAGGGCGTAGACTTCGAGGCTCTGGACTTCAAGCTCTGTAACATCTTTTTTCTGGTCCTTGCTCCCGAACAGGTTGCAGGTGTACATCTGCGCATTCTGGCGCAGATATCCCGTCTGTTAAAGGACAAGGAATTCAGAAGCGCCATCCTTACCGCTTCCGGTACCGAAGAACTCTGGCAGTTGCTTGGCAACGCCTGA
- the rapZ gene encoding RNase adapter RapZ, with the protein MDSPVAPSFPILVVTGLSGGGKSTVLRVFEDLRYYTIDGLPVTLALQMVSILDERSLAKYRGLVLGMDLRHIEFDSGFDAILQAMREKGLAPAIIFMEARPDVIVRRYKETRRPHPLESGGLGLEQAMETERRLLEPVRAMADLVIDTSDYSIHDIRRIIQQKWTILEGNRRSMRVHLLTFGFKYGTPAEADMVFDLRFLPNPYHEPELRPLSGKDPAISQYVLGAGVGKEYLERLTEFLHFTLTQMEGEGRYRATVAIGCTGGRHRSVAAAEALFEALKNFDFAVSIEHRHMELV; encoded by the coding sequence ATGGACTCTCCTGTAGCTCCCTCATTTCCCATTCTTGTGGTCACCGGTTTATCCGGCGGTGGCAAGAGTACCGTGCTCAGAGTGTTCGAGGATCTTCGATATTACACCATCGACGGTCTTCCCGTTACGCTTGCGCTGCAGATGGTTTCCATTCTTGATGAGCGGAGCCTCGCCAAGTATCGCGGGCTGGTGCTCGGCATGGACCTGCGTCACATTGAGTTCGACAGTGGTTTTGATGCCATTCTGCAGGCCATGCGCGAAAAGGGGCTTGCCCCGGCGATCATTTTCATGGAAGCGCGGCCCGATGTCATCGTGCGGCGCTACAAGGAAACCCGCCGCCCCCATCCGCTCGAAAGCGGAGGCCTTGGGCTTGAACAGGCTATGGAGACGGAGCGCAGGTTGTTGGAGCCTGTGCGTGCAATGGCAGACCTTGTCATAGACACGTCCGACTATTCCATTCATGACATCCGGCGCATCATCCAGCAGAAATGGACCATTCTGGAAGGCAACAGGCGCAGCATGCGCGTGCATCTGCTGACCTTCGGCTTCAAGTACGGCACACCTGCCGAAGCGGACATGGTGTTTGACCTGCGCTTTCTTCCCAACCCGTATCACGAGCCTGAACTGCGCCCGCTGTCGGGTAAGGACCCGGCCATTTCGCAGTACGTGCTCGGGGCAGGCGTCGGGAAAGAGTATCTGGAAAGGCTGACCGAATTTCTGCACTTCACACTCACCCAGATGGAGGGTGAAGGGCGTTATCGCGCCACGGTCGCCATAGGATGCACGGGCGGCAGGCACAGATCGGTCGCCGCAGCCGAGGCGCTATTTGAGGCTTTGAAAAACTTTGATTTTGCTGTATCTATTGAACACCGGCATATGGAGCTGGTTTAG
- a CDS encoding PTS sugar transporter subunit IIA, with translation MTEPITDVAPVGVVIVTHADYGSALLRAAEVILGSQDDCGTVSVDGTSEVAETVARLKETVARVDKGRGVLILTDMFGGTPTNLSLSLLSAGNVEVVTGVNLPMLLKVFGCRKMDLHTLADEAKASGDKGIVVAGAVLRRKVKNG, from the coding sequence ATGACTGAACCCATTACAGACGTTGCTCCTGTTGGCGTGGTGATAGTAACCCACGCCGATTACGGTTCCGCCTTGCTGCGTGCAGCGGAAGTCATACTTGGTTCGCAGGACGACTGCGGCACTGTCAGCGTGGACGGGACTTCAGAAGTTGCCGAAACGGTTGCCAGACTCAAAGAAACGGTCGCCCGTGTGGATAAGGGCAGGGGAGTTCTCATTCTCACCGACATGTTCGGCGGAACGCCGACCAACCTGAGCCTTTCCCTTCTCAGTGCCGGAAACGTAGAAGTGGTCACGGGCGTGAATCTGCCCATGCTGCTCAAGGTTTTCGGTTGTCGAAAAATGGATCTGCACACTCTTGCGGACGAAGCCAAAGCCTCGGGCGACAAAGGTATTGTCGTTGCGGGCGCGGTTCTTCGCCGGAAAGTCAAAAACGGGTAA
- a CDS encoding PTS sugar transporter subunit IIB, whose amino-acid sequence MQWVRIDNRLIHGQVIETWLPYTRAKRLLVVNDEMAADDLQQQIASLAVPGRIHADFIHVNALAEYARKHAGDMQDTLVLVANCSDARRILDNGFSFTVLNIGNLHYSPGKKQLCAHVAVTEEDEVCLRYFSKRSVELDFRCVPNDPVQIKGW is encoded by the coding sequence ATGCAGTGGGTTCGCATAGACAACAGGCTCATACACGGGCAAGTCATCGAAACCTGGTTGCCCTACACCCGCGCAAAACGCCTGCTCGTCGTCAACGACGAAATGGCAGCGGACGATCTGCAGCAGCAGATTGCTTCTCTGGCCGTACCGGGGCGTATTCATGCTGATTTCATTCATGTGAATGCTCTGGCAGAGTATGCACGCAAGCATGCAGGCGACATGCAGGATACTCTTGTTCTGGTTGCCAACTGCAGTGATGCGCGCCGTATTCTGGATAACGGCTTTTCCTTTACCGTGCTGAACATCGGAAACCTGCACTATTCCCCGGGAAAGAAGCAGCTGTGTGCGCATGTTGCCGTTACCGAAGAAGATGAGGTGTGTCTTCGTTATTTCAGCAAACGCAGCGTTGAACTTGATTTCCGCTGTGTCCCCAATGATCCGGTCCAGATAAAGGGGTGGTAG
- a CDS encoding PTS sugar transporter subunit IIC gives MDGSSRFFFAFSSVLRFALNLGFFERPLAAGFIWGIVTGEWTLAIHVSIFFELIWLDLFPAGTYIPPNAVAPMLLTLGVSSYFNIQDATMLALPILVSMPAALLASRIEYWQRKLQNAGYNRIIHWGRKDAEDSVPGRVLMQSLAQSFIMHILFFCVCQLVLILTIRGLSWYLGHLPAISGLGWMHLWFAAGIGGVMSLRVRRSYVVFLLCLVCVVLIGSA, from the coding sequence CTGGATGGCTCCTCTCGCTTTTTTTTTGCCTTCTCTTCAGTACTGCGCTTTGCGCTGAATCTGGGCTTTTTTGAGCGTCCTCTTGCAGCTGGCTTCATCTGGGGCATAGTCACAGGAGAGTGGACGCTGGCCATTCACGTGTCCATATTCTTTGAGCTTATCTGGCTCGATCTCTTTCCTGCCGGTACCTACATCCCTCCCAATGCCGTGGCCCCCATGCTGCTGACACTCGGTGTTTCCAGCTATTTCAACATTCAGGATGCAACCATGCTGGCCTTACCCATTCTGGTCAGCATGCCCGCTGCGCTGTTAGCTTCCCGTATTGAGTACTGGCAGCGCAAGTTGCAGAATGCCGGGTATAACCGCATTATCCATTGGGGCAGAAAGGATGCTGAAGACAGCGTGCCGGGCAGGGTGCTCATGCAGTCTCTGGCACAGAGCTTTATCATGCATATTCTTTTCTTCTGCGTTTGCCAGCTTGTGCTTATTCTCACGATCAGGGGATTGTCGTGGTATCTTGGCCACCTGCCGGCCATTAGCGGATTAGGGTGGATGCATTTGTGGTTCGCGGCCGGTATCGGCGGCGTTATGTCCCTTCGTGTGCGACGTTCCTATGTGGTTTTTCTGCTGTGTCTCGTCTGCGTCGTGCTCATCGGGAGCGCCTGA
- a CDS encoding manganese-dependent inorganic pyrophosphatase: MAILVMGHMNPDTDSIISAIAVADLLSKRGMEAKAVAQGEVTPESAFVLGKFGLTAPEVVTSVAGQKLWLVDTTDGAQLPADIKEAEVVGVTDHHKLGDVTTSNPLEMWVWPVGCCGTVIKAMYDFYGIEVPKGIAGGLLCAILSDTVMFKSVTTTPADKKAVAELAAIAGVADTTTVGMDMFKVKSAVDGASMESLVFRDYKDFDMNGNKVGIGQLEVIDLSMLDAVKEGLFAEIQKVKAGGRHSVFLLLTDIMKEGSEMLIVSDDPSVVKKAFGVEVAGKSVWLDGVMSRKKQVVPNFEKAFKG; the protein is encoded by the coding sequence ATGGCAATTCTCGTGATGGGTCATATGAACCCCGATACCGACTCTATCATTTCCGCCATTGCCGTTGCCGACCTGCTCAGCAAGCGCGGCATGGAAGCAAAGGCTGTTGCACAGGGCGAAGTGACCCCCGAGTCCGCTTTTGTTCTTGGCAAGTTCGGCCTGACCGCTCCTGAAGTTGTTACTTCTGTTGCCGGCCAGAAGCTGTGGCTCGTTGACACCACCGACGGTGCTCAGCTGCCCGCAGACATCAAGGAAGCTGAAGTTGTGGGCGTTACCGACCACCACAAGCTGGGCGACGTAACCACCTCCAACCCCCTCGAAATGTGGGTATGGCCCGTAGGCTGCTGCGGCACCGTTATCAAGGCCATGTACGACTTCTACGGTATCGAAGTGCCCAAGGGCATCGCAGGCGGCCTGCTCTGTGCCATCCTGTCCGACACCGTTATGTTCAAGTCCGTTACCACCACCCCCGCTGACAAGAAGGCTGTTGCCGAACTGGCAGCCATCGCCGGTGTAGCCGACACCACCACCGTGGGCATGGACATGTTCAAGGTGAAGTCCGCTGTTGACGGCGCTTCCATGGAATCCCTCGTATTCCGTGACTACAAGGACTTCGACATGAACGGCAACAAGGTCGGTATCGGCCAGCTCGAAGTGATCGATCTGTCCATGCTGGACGCCGTTAAGGAAGGCCTGTTTGCAGAAATCCAGAAGGTGAAGGCCGGTGGCCGTCACTCCGTATTCCTGCTCCTGACCGACATCATGAAGGAAGGTTCCGAAATGCTGATCGTTTCCGACGATCCTTCCGTTGTGAAGAAGGCTTTCGGCGTTGAAGTTGCCGGCAAGAGCGTATGGCTCGACGGCGTCATGAGCCGCAAGAAGCAGGTTGTTCCTAACTTCGAAAAGGCTTTCAAGGGCTAA
- a CDS encoding biotin--[acetyl-CoA-carboxylase] ligase, producing MVRILAREGLLHEWDSVLALSQSSGRGQLRRPWSSPSGNIYSAIRLPYGAPHLDDIASLTVGYLLAEALNAQGVRVALKWPNDLLLENRKTGGVLLEDFGGALFAGIGINVVSSPPVSELRDGWAVPATNLRAEGCKLSVMTLWQTLVNRVRFCYETQVVRCNREELTRRVQLHLAWVGREIIIHGGDEEYRPGRLLGVNENGALRLLLSGQEIAVHSGSIALSSHTDLPI from the coding sequence GTGGTGCGCATTCTTGCGCGTGAAGGATTGCTGCATGAATGGGATTCTGTGCTGGCGCTTTCGCAATCTTCAGGACGAGGTCAGCTGCGCAGGCCGTGGAGCTCTCCGTCCGGAAATATTTATTCAGCAATAAGGCTTCCTTATGGTGCTCCGCATCTGGATGACATCGCTTCGCTCACAGTGGGCTATCTGCTGGCAGAAGCGCTGAACGCGCAGGGTGTGCGCGTTGCCTTGAAATGGCCGAACGATTTGTTGCTGGAAAACAGGAAGACGGGTGGAGTCCTTTTGGAGGACTTTGGCGGTGCGTTGTTTGCCGGAATAGGCATCAACGTGGTTTCAAGCCCGCCGGTGTCGGAACTGAGGGATGGCTGGGCTGTGCCTGCCACGAACCTGAGGGCGGAAGGCTGTAAGCTTTCCGTAATGACCTTGTGGCAAACGCTTGTGAATCGAGTACGTTTTTGTTATGAGACGCAGGTTGTTCGCTGCAACAGAGAAGAGTTGACAAGACGCGTGCAATTACATCTTGCCTGGGTGGGCCGTGAAATCATCATTCACGGCGGAGATGAGGAGTATCGTCCGGGCAGGCTTTTGGGTGTCAACGAAAACGGAGCGCTCCGTCTTCTCCTGTCCGGTCAAGAAATTGCTGTCCATTCCGGCAGCATTGCCCTCTCGTCGCATACAGACCTTCCCATTTGA
- a CDS encoding pyruvate carboxylase, which produces MANKTFHQVLDEVKGKPILVANRGIPARRICRSIRERFDGIAIMTATDVDKTSPAASAAQELMLLGKDPRGYLDIDRIIDLAKKRGVVAIHPGWGFASEDDAFPKRCAEEGIIFIGSSAEAMNLLGNKVQVRKIAKKIGVPVVPGSEGAVDVPLARQLAEEIGFPIMLKAEGGGGGRGIFLVQNQDELESAFTKASTMAQASFGNPRVYVEKYLASVRHIEIQVIADKYGNVFAFDERDCTVQRNHQKLVEITPSPSPLITPELRAQLKEYSRKLVLEVGYDSLATVEFLVTADGTPYLIEVNTRLQVEHGITECRYGIDLVEEQIAVAFGAELRLTEEGCPPAQWAMQLRINCEDPQASFSPNCGVISRYVSPGGPGIRIDSNLSAGYEFPSNYDSAGALLIAYGRGWNKVLGTIERALNEYAIGGVKTTIPFFKQVIKHPKFRDASYDTNFIAKTPELLCYTDVAPEAVRLSRLIAGISAKGYNPHVLLGEYRTPENPRVGNGRFDPVLPAVPSKLLKSEPPYPRGDRKALLDFVRDSDYVHFCDTTPRDITQSNSGNRFRLAEDMLIAPHLDNCGFFSIENGGGAHFHVAMMANMTYPFNEAEQWNRVAPKTLKQILIRSTNVLGYKPQPRNLMRLTGEMICDHYQIIRCFDFLNHVDNMRPFAEVALSRKEVVFEPAISLSWAKGFDVDHYIGVTSAILRMVGEVAGVGESKASELIILGLKDMAGVCPPRFISALVAALRTKWPRLVLHYHRHYTDGLFVPSVGAAAKAGAHIVDTGIGAAVRWYGQGEVLSTAAYIEDELGLKTNLNKDMIRECNFVLKQIMPYYDRYTTPFFQGIDHDVVEHGMPGGATSSSQEGAMKQGYIHLLPYMLKFLAGTRKIVRYHDVTPGSQITWNTAFLAVSSAYKRGGENEVKYLLSVLDEVNKMDACQDCQAELAEARLALYQDSNDAFRDLLLGKFGKLPLGFPPDWVYQSAFGDEWKQAIASRTEQSPLETLKDIDLVSEEKSYIEHMKRKPTDEEFVMYLNHPADALKTVQFRNEFGNPNQVPLDVWFEGLELGRELQFVDSNKKPHTMTILHKTSPDKSGKSVVRYVLDSEILSYDVQVALPQEEEGIGYEKADKNNTNHVAAPSNGDLWVMYVHPGDLVKKGEELFNISIMKQEKAVLAPADGMVVRVLKTADFKENKVMVPVKEGELLVELGPVPRRCPNEACQRPLTIEGGGFCPFCGVKLEA; this is translated from the coding sequence ATGGCCAATAAGACGTTTCATCAAGTATTGGACGAAGTGAAGGGCAAGCCTATTCTGGTTGCCAACCGCGGTATTCCCGCACGCCGCATCTGTCGTTCCATTCGTGAGCGGTTCGATGGAATCGCCATCATGACTGCGACTGACGTCGATAAAACGTCTCCGGCCGCCTCTGCCGCGCAGGAGCTCATGCTCCTCGGCAAAGATCCCAGAGGGTATCTGGACATAGACCGGATAATCGACCTCGCCAAGAAGCGCGGTGTTGTTGCTATTCATCCTGGCTGGGGCTTTGCCTCCGAAGACGACGCCTTCCCCAAGCGCTGTGCTGAAGAAGGCATCATCTTCATAGGTTCTTCCGCCGAGGCCATGAACCTGCTCGGCAACAAGGTACAGGTCCGCAAGATCGCCAAGAAGATCGGCGTTCCCGTGGTTCCCGGCTCTGAAGGAGCTGTGGACGTACCTCTTGCCCGTCAGCTTGCAGAAGAGATCGGCTTCCCCATCATGCTCAAGGCTGAGGGTGGCGGGGGCGGTCGCGGCATCTTCCTCGTGCAGAATCAGGACGAACTGGAATCTGCCTTCACCAAGGCTTCCACCATGGCTCAGGCATCTTTTGGCAACCCCCGCGTGTATGTCGAAAAGTATCTGGCCTCCGTCCGTCATATCGAAATTCAGGTCATTGCCGACAAATACGGCAACGTGTTCGCCTTTGACGAACGCGACTGCACCGTGCAGCGTAACCACCAGAAGCTGGTTGAAATCACGCCTTCTCCCTCGCCGCTCATCACGCCCGAACTGCGTGCACAGCTCAAGGAATATTCCCGCAAGCTGGTGCTTGAAGTGGGCTATGATTCCCTGGCGACGGTTGAATTTCTCGTTACCGCTGACGGCACCCCCTATCTTATTGAAGTAAACACCCGCCTGCAGGTGGAACACGGCATTACGGAATGCCGCTATGGCATCGATCTTGTGGAAGAGCAGATCGCCGTTGCCTTTGGCGCGGAACTGCGTCTTACTGAAGAAGGCTGCCCGCCCGCTCAGTGGGCCATGCAGCTTCGCATTAACTGCGAAGACCCGCAGGCCAGCTTCTCGCCCAACTGTGGCGTGATCTCCCGTTACGTATCGCCCGGCGGCCCCGGTATCCGCATCGACTCCAACCTTTCCGCAGGGTATGAGTTTCCTTCCAACTACGACTCGGCAGGAGCGCTGCTCATCGCTTATGGTCGCGGCTGGAACAAGGTGCTGGGTACCATTGAACGTGCGCTGAACGAATACGCTATCGGCGGCGTGAAGACGACTATTCCCTTCTTCAAGCAGGTCATAAAGCATCCCAAGTTCCGTGATGCTTCCTATGATACCAACTTCATTGCCAAGACCCCCGAGCTTCTCTGCTACACCGACGTGGCACCGGAAGCCGTGCGTCTTTCCCGGCTCATCGCCGGTATCAGCGCAAAGGGGTACAACCCGCACGTTCTGCTGGGCGAATACCGTACGCCGGAGAACCCGCGCGTAGGCAACGGCAGGTTCGATCCTGTTCTGCCCGCCGTGCCCTCAAAGCTGCTGAAGAGCGAACCGCCTTATCCCCGCGGCGACCGCAAAGCCCTGCTGGATTTCGTGCGTGATTCCGACTACGTGCACTTCTGCGACACCACGCCGCGCGACATCACGCAGTCCAACTCCGGTAATCGTTTCCGTCTGGCAGAAGACATGCTCATTGCCCCGCATCTTGACAACTGCGGATTCTTCTCCATTGAAAACGGCGGCGGAGCGCACTTCCACGTGGCCATGATGGCCAACATGACCTATCCCTTCAACGAAGCGGAGCAGTGGAACAGGGTCGCCCCCAAGACGTTGAAGCAGATTCTCATCCGCTCCACCAACGTACTGGGCTACAAGCCCCAGCCGCGTAATCTCATGCGCCTGACCGGTGAAATGATCTGTGATCATTACCAGATCATCCGCTGTTTCGACTTCCTGAACCACGTGGACAACATGCGTCCCTTTGCCGAAGTGGCTCTGAGCAGAAAGGAAGTGGTGTTTGAACCCGCCATTTCTCTTTCGTGGGCCAAGGGCTTCGACGTGGACCACTACATTGGCGTGACCTCCGCCATCCTGCGCATGGTGGGTGAAGTTGCCGGAGTAGGGGAGAGCAAGGCCAGCGAACTCATCATTCTCGGCCTCAAGGACATGGCAGGCGTATGCCCGCCCCGCTTTATCTCCGCTCTTGTTGCCGCACTGCGCACGAAGTGGCCCAGGCTGGTTCTGCATTACCACAGGCATTACACCGACGGCCTGTTCGTTCCTTCCGTGGGTGCGGCTGCCAAGGCTGGCGCGCATATCGTGGATACCGGCATCGGCGCGGCTGTCCGCTGGTACGGTCAGGGCGAAGTGCTTTCCACTGCCGCATATATTGAAGACGAACTCGGTCTCAAGACCAATCTCAACAAGGACATGATCCGCGAGTGCAACTTCGTGCTCAAGCAGATCATGCCGTACTACGACCGTTACACCACGCCCTTCTTCCAGGGCATTGACCACGATGTGGTGGAACACGGCATGCCCGGCGGCGCTACCTCCTCTTCGCAGGAAGGTGCCATGAAGCAGGGGTATATCCACCTGCTGCCCTACATGCTCAAGTTCCTTGCCGGAACCCGCAAGATCGTGCGCTACCACGATGTTACCCCCGGCTCACAGATTACCTGGAACACGGCATTTCTCGCGGTTTCCAGCGCCTACAAGCGCGGTGGCGAGAACGAGGTGAAGTACCTTCTGAGTGTGCTGGACGAAGTGAACAAGATGGATGCCTGTCAGGATTGTCAGGCTGAGCTTGCAGAAGCACGTCTTGCTCTGTATCAGGACAGCAACGATGCATTCCGCGATCTGCTGCTCGGCAAGTTCGGCAAACTGCCGCTCGGTTTCCCGCCCGACTGGGTCTACCAGAGTGCGTTTGGCGATGAATGGAAGCAGGCCATTGCTTCCCGCACAGAACAGTCTCCGCTGGAAACACTCAAGGATATCGACCTCGTTTCCGAAGAGAAGAGCTATATTGAGCACATGAAGCGCAAGCCCACGGATGAAGAGTTCGTCATGTATCTCAACCATCCCGCGGATGCGCTCAAGACCGTGCAGTTCCGTAACGAGTTCGGCAACCCCAATCAGGTGCCGCTGGATGTATGGTTTGAGGGACTTGAGCTTGGCCGCGAACTGCAGTTTGTGGACAGCAACAAGAAGCCCCACACCATGACCATTCTGCACAAGACGTCTCCGGACAAATCCGGTAAGAGTGTTGTGCGTTACGTGCTCGATTCCGAAATCCTCAGCTACGACGTTCAGGTCGCGCTGCCGCAGGAAGAAGAGGGCATCGGTTACGAAAAGGCCGATAAGAATAACACCAACCATGTGGCCGCCCCCTCCAACGGCGACCTCTGGGTCATGTATGTTCACCCCGGCGACCTGGTGAAGAAGGGTGAAGAACTCTTCAACATCTCCATCATGAAGCAGGAAAAGGCTGTACTGGCTCCTGCCGACGGCATGGTGGTAAGAGTGCTCAAGACAGCGGACTTCAAGGAAAACAAGGTCATGGTTCCCGTCAAGGAAGGGGAGCTGCTTGTGGAACTTGGCCCTGTACCCCGCCGCTGTCCCAACGAGGCGTGCCAGCGTCCTCTGACCATTGAAGGCGGTGGTTTCTGCCCCTTCTGCGGTGTGAAACTGGAAGCGTAA